In Erythrobacter litoralis HTCC2594, a single genomic region encodes these proteins:
- a CDS encoding ribonuclease gives MAEWLVERGIGEDRALLVEGDQTLAAKLHWPGDLFAGQILPARLTTRRSGSNRGVASTANGLEILIDKLPHDVTEGSKVSVTLTRAPIAERGRLKLAQGRVSEAGPSPDALASLAAREVRRFPAGLWEEVWDGASSGEIAFVGGSLLFSTTPAMTLVDIDGDGSPRELALAAIPALARALRQFDLGGSIGIDFPTIADKAGRKAVDAALGEALADWPHERTAMNGFGFVQIVARLEGPSLLHRMATSRIGAAARMALRRGELVEGAGVTLLTVHPALKAKLKPEWLAELEKRTGRPARLETDPGLAIEAAQAQIIAA, from the coding sequence TTGGCTGAGTGGCTGGTCGAGCGTGGTATCGGCGAAGACCGCGCCTTGCTGGTCGAAGGCGACCAAACGCTCGCCGCCAAGCTCCATTGGCCGGGAGATCTCTTCGCCGGACAGATATTGCCGGCGAGGCTCACTACCCGCCGTTCAGGCTCCAACCGCGGTGTAGCATCTACGGCGAACGGTCTTGAAATCCTGATCGACAAGTTGCCGCACGATGTCACCGAAGGCAGTAAAGTCTCCGTCACGCTCACCCGGGCCCCGATCGCCGAGCGCGGGCGATTGAAACTTGCGCAAGGCCGAGTGAGCGAAGCCGGGCCATCTCCCGATGCACTCGCATCGCTGGCCGCGCGCGAGGTCCGCCGGTTTCCGGCTGGGCTTTGGGAAGAGGTTTGGGACGGTGCCTCATCGGGCGAAATCGCATTCGTGGGAGGTTCGCTGCTGTTCAGCACGACCCCGGCGATGACGTTGGTCGATATCGACGGCGACGGCAGCCCGCGCGAGCTGGCGCTGGCCGCGATCCCCGCCCTCGCCCGCGCGCTGCGCCAGTTCGATCTCGGCGGCTCGATCGGGATCGATTTCCCCACGATTGCCGACAAGGCCGGGCGGAAGGCGGTCGATGCCGCGCTCGGCGAAGCGCTGGCCGACTGGCCGCACGAGCGCACGGCGATGAACGGTTTCGGCTTCGTCCAGATCGTCGCGCGGCTGGAAGGCCCGAGCCTGCTGCATCGCATGGCCACTTCACGTATCGGCGCTGCTGCCCGCATGGCCCTGCGGCGCGGGGAACTGGTCGAAGGAGCAGGCGTCACGCTCCTGACCGTACATCCCGCGTTGAAGGCAAAATTGAAACCTGAATGGCTAGCAGAACTCGAAAAGCGCACCGGTCGGCCTGCGCGCCTCGAAACCGATCCCGGCCTTGCCATCGAGGCAGCGCAAGCCCAGATCATAGCCGCATGA
- a CDS encoding Maf family protein: MSAVPPEQRSSASEASSRERGSREFPLTLASASPRRRELLARLGIEPAAIVPAQIDETPHKAELPRDYALRMAREKAQAVDASGHVLAGDTVVAAGRRILPKAEDQATARQCLELLSGRRHRVLSAIALKSPDGTLREKLSETVVRFKRLSEEEIAAYLASGEWEGKAGGYAIQGSAEGLIAWIQGSHSGVVGLPLFETRALLKAAGMTIG; the protein is encoded by the coding sequence ATGAGTGCCGTTCCTCCCGAGCAGCGATCGAGCGCGAGCGAAGCGAGCAGTCGAGAGCGCGGGTCGAGGGAATTCCCACTCACCCTAGCCTCTGCCAGCCCGCGTCGCCGCGAGCTGTTGGCGCGCCTGGGTATCGAACCTGCCGCGATTGTACCGGCTCAGATCGACGAAACGCCTCACAAGGCCGAACTCCCGCGCGATTATGCGCTGCGCATGGCGCGCGAAAAGGCGCAAGCCGTCGATGCGTCGGGGCATGTCCTCGCCGGTGATACCGTTGTCGCTGCCGGGCGCAGGATCCTGCCGAAGGCCGAAGACCAAGCGACCGCGCGGCAATGCCTCGAACTGCTTTCGGGAAGGCGGCACCGCGTCCTTTCCGCGATCGCGCTGAAGTCGCCCGACGGCACGTTGCGCGAAAAGCTGAGCGAGACCGTGGTGCGCTTCAAGCGCCTGTCGGAAGAAGAGATCGCCGCCTATCTCGCGAGCGGCGAATGGGAAGGAAAGGCCGGCGGCTATGCCATCCAGGGTTCGGCCGAAGGGCTGATCGCCTGGATTCAGGGCAGCCACTCCGGCGTCGTCGGACTGCCGCTGTTCGAAACGCGAGCGCTGCTCAAGGCCGCGGGGATGACGATTGGCTGA
- the infA gene encoding translation initiation factor IF-1 encodes MAKEELLEMRGKVVELLPNAMFRVELENGHEVLGHTAGKMRKNRIRVLVGDEVLCELTPYDLTKARITYRFMPGRGGPGQGPGPQ; translated from the coding sequence ATGGCGAAAGAAGAACTCCTCGAAATGCGCGGCAAGGTAGTCGAGCTGCTGCCTAACGCGATGTTCCGGGTCGAGCTCGAGAATGGTCATGAAGTCCTCGGACACACCGCCGGCAAGATGCGCAAGAACCGCATCCGCGTGCTGGTGGGCGACGAAGTGCTGTGCGAATTGACGCCGTACGACCTGACCAAGGCGCGGATCACCTATCGCTTCATGCCGGGCCGTGGCGGCCCCGGCCAGGGTCCCGGCCCGCAATAA
- a CDS encoding esterase/lipase family protein, translated as MTAATIDQDSDRMPEARPPSRLLALAEPGRAMGELAAFYALTPFRSLLPRGDGHGVLVLPGFMASDYSTRPLRRLLTGLGYDAVGWNLGRNVRVDNSRVEAMAGCVEELHERSGGKVSIVGWSLGGVFARELAKMMPEKVRFVISLGSPISDDRNHTNARRLFEFLNGESPEPLRQGKFQNLAEAPPVPTTSILTKTDGVVHWRGSVQAESEQTENIEVYASHCGMGANPSVAYAIADRLAQAEGQWKPFRAEGVYSLAFPRSRLFH; from the coding sequence ATGACCGCAGCAACCATCGACCAGGATAGCGACCGGATGCCCGAAGCGCGGCCGCCCAGCCGCCTGCTGGCGCTGGCCGAGCCCGGCCGGGCCATGGGCGAGCTCGCCGCATTCTACGCCTTGACGCCCTTTCGCAGCCTGTTGCCGCGCGGCGACGGGCACGGCGTGCTGGTACTGCCCGGCTTCATGGCGTCGGATTATTCGACCCGCCCGCTGCGCCGCCTGCTGACCGGCCTCGGCTACGACGCGGTCGGCTGGAACCTCGGCCGCAACGTCCGCGTCGACAACAGCCGCGTTGAGGCGATGGCTGGCTGCGTCGAAGAGCTGCATGAACGCAGCGGCGGCAAGGTTTCGATTGTCGGGTGGAGCCTCGGCGGCGTGTTCGCGCGCGAGCTGGCCAAGATGATGCCCGAAAAAGTGCGCTTCGTGATCAGCCTCGGCAGCCCGATCAGCGACGATCGCAACCACACCAATGCTCGCCGCCTGTTCGAATTCCTCAACGGCGAAAGCCCGGAGCCGCTGCGGCAGGGCAAGTTCCAGAACCTGGCCGAAGCGCCGCCGGTACCGACCACCTCGATCCTGACCAAGACCGACGGCGTCGTCCACTGGCGCGGCAGCGTGCAGGCAGAAAGCGAGCAGACCGAGAATATCGAGGTCTATGCAAGTCATTGCGGCATGGGTGCCAACCCCTCGGTCGCCTATGCCATCGCCGACCGGCTGGCACAGGCGGAAGGGCAATGGAAGCCGTTCCGCGCCGAAGGCGTTTATTCCCTCGCCTTCCCGCGCTCTCGCCTCTTTCACTGA
- a CDS encoding WS/DGAT/MGAT family O-acyltransferase: protein MDASFVALETPTSPMHIGSILIYNPETAPGGFVRFKDILSFFESRMQLSTTIRQRMVRVPFDLDYPYWIEDPEFDLEYHIRHIALPKPGDWRQLCIQAARIFARPLDLEKPPWEFTVVEGLDNIPGVAPGSYAMVTKVHHAAIDGMSGIDLMEATHTLDPNDPPPNTPDTWKPERIPGPAELLGKSYVNTLLNPAKQLEVAAKAVPGIAKAVTGLVKKEFSLSSDMVAPRTRFNRKISPHRVVEGRSFPLEDIKAIRALAPGSKVNDVFLSIIGGGLRKYLAAKDDLPKATLTAMAPISVRSKDEKNDMGNQVAAMIAPLGTHIEDPAERIAWVHSKTTNSKAMTDAMGARNMTEISKVSPALYMSLGAQLYTRLGLANRGVGPIFSTVVTNVPGPPVPIYSSGARLESMMGLICLTDGMGLAHTVQSYVGEATICFTACRELLPDPDFYIECIEESFEELRDAAAVVAKTPTDKPAKKAPAKKAPAKKAPAKKIAAKPRTTKSKPKTKPKTAAKSPSGSKGKTTA from the coding sequence ATGGATGCGTCGTTCGTGGCGCTCGAAACGCCGACCTCGCCGATGCACATCGGCTCGATCCTGATCTACAATCCGGAGACGGCACCGGGCGGCTTCGTGCGGTTCAAGGATATCCTGAGCTTCTTCGAAAGCCGGATGCAGCTGTCCACCACGATCCGCCAGCGCATGGTGCGGGTGCCGTTCGATCTCGACTATCCCTACTGGATCGAGGACCCGGAATTCGACCTCGAATACCATATCCGCCACATCGCCCTGCCCAAGCCGGGGGACTGGCGGCAATTGTGCATCCAGGCTGCGCGGATCTTCGCCCGGCCGCTCGACCTCGAAAAGCCGCCGTGGGAATTCACCGTGGTCGAGGGGCTGGACAATATCCCCGGCGTCGCGCCCGGCAGCTATGCCATGGTCACCAAGGTCCACCACGCCGCGATCGACGGGATGAGCGGGATCGACCTGATGGAGGCGACGCACACGCTCGACCCCAACGATCCGCCGCCCAACACGCCCGACACCTGGAAGCCGGAGCGAATACCCGGCCCCGCCGAATTGCTCGGCAAGAGCTACGTCAACACGCTGCTCAACCCGGCCAAGCAGCTGGAGGTCGCGGCCAAGGCCGTGCCGGGCATCGCCAAGGCGGTGACGGGGCTGGTGAAGAAGGAATTCTCGCTCAGCAGCGACATGGTCGCCCCGCGCACACGCTTCAATCGCAAGATTTCGCCGCACCGCGTGGTCGAGGGCCGCAGCTTCCCGCTCGAGGACATCAAGGCGATCCGCGCGCTCGCGCCGGGGAGCAAGGTCAACGACGTATTCCTCTCCATCATCGGCGGGGGACTGCGCAAATACCTGGCTGCGAAGGACGACCTGCCCAAGGCGACGCTGACGGCGATGGCCCCGATCTCGGTCCGCTCGAAGGACGAGAAGAACGACATGGGCAACCAGGTCGCGGCAATGATCGCGCCGCTCGGCACGCATATCGAGGATCCGGCCGAGCGCATCGCCTGGGTCCATTCGAAAACGACCAATTCCAAGGCCATGACCGACGCCATGGGCGCGCGCAACATGACCGAGATCAGCAAGGTCAGCCCGGCGCTCTACATGTCGCTCGGGGCGCAGCTCTATACGCGCCTGGGCCTCGCCAATCGCGGCGTCGGCCCGATCTTCTCGACCGTCGTCACCAATGTCCCCGGCCCGCCGGTGCCGATCTATTCCAGCGGCGCGCGGCTTGAAAGCATGATGGGGCTGATCTGCCTGACCGACGGCATGGGGCTCGCGCATACGGTCCAGAGCTATGTCGGCGAAGCGACGATCTGCTTCACCGCCTGCCGCGAATTGCTGCCCGATCCGGATTTCTACATCGAATGCATCGAGGAAAGCTTCGAGGAACTGCGCGATGCGGCAGCCGTTGTCGCAAAAACGCCCACGGACAAACCCGCGAAGAAGGCACCTGCGAAGAAGGCACCTGCGAAGAAGGCTCCGGCAAAAAAGATCGCCGCAAAGCCCAGGACCACCAAATCCAAACCGAAAACAAAACCGAAAACGGCCGCCAAGAGCCCGTCGGGTAGCAAAGGAAAAACCACCGCATGA
- the uvrC gene encoding excinuclease ABC subunit UvrC — translation MSGTKAGSPNDPRGAERFNEERAAYTVASAKPDLEGGVKAIREVVRTLKPKPGVYRMLDARGDVLYVGKARSLKARVANYTQVSNLSGRLQRMVSQTRGMEIVTTNSEAEALLLEAQLIKRYRPPFNVLLRDDKSFPFILLRADHDFPRIMKHRGARRAKGNYYGPFASAGSVNTTINALQKLFLLRSCTDSFFSNRDRPCLLYQIKRCSAPCVGRIDEEGYAELVREAKDFLGGKSDAVQRKIERQMARAAEDLDFETAAILRDRLRAATFIQGSQAINASGVGDADVFALAHKNGQIAVQAFFIRGGQNWGHRAFFPTHTKDVEEPQVLSNVILQFYEEVPPPPTVLVDRELPESELIEAALSELAGKKVQLSIPQRGDRRKLMQQASRNATEALDRRLAERGTQAKLNRELAEFLELDAPPERIEVYDNSHIQGAKAVGAMVVAGPEGFIKNQYRKFNIREAQSNDDFGMMREVMRRRFRKLAEGEGPYEEDLSTRARTASSAAARDERDGAADTVRPEQRSSEAKRSRERGSRGKKDTHETIWPDLVLIDGGKGQMSSVRDTLAEMGIEDVPLVAIAKGPDHGREGREVFHFPDGREKTLPVNSPLLFHLQRLRDEVHRYAIGAHRAKRSRAITASPLDEIPGIGPARKRALLLHFGTASKVRAAALEDLQRAPGVSNAVARKVYDFYHAGG, via the coding sequence ATGTCCGGAACCAAAGCAGGCAGCCCCAACGATCCGCGCGGGGCCGAGCGTTTCAACGAGGAACGCGCGGCCTATACCGTCGCGTCGGCCAAGCCGGATCTGGAGGGCGGGGTCAAGGCGATCCGCGAAGTGGTGCGGACGCTCAAGCCCAAGCCGGGCGTCTACCGTATGCTCGATGCGCGCGGGGACGTGCTCTATGTCGGCAAGGCGCGCAGCCTGAAGGCGCGGGTGGCGAACTATACCCAGGTTAGCAACCTCTCAGGCCGGCTCCAGCGGATGGTCAGCCAGACGCGCGGGATGGAGATCGTCACCACCAATTCGGAAGCCGAGGCGCTGCTGCTCGAAGCGCAGCTGATCAAGAGGTATCGCCCGCCTTTCAATGTCTTGCTGCGCGATGATAAGAGTTTCCCCTTCATCCTCCTGCGCGCCGATCATGACTTTCCGCGGATCATGAAGCACCGCGGCGCGCGGCGGGCCAAGGGGAATTATTACGGCCCCTTCGCCAGCGCGGGCAGCGTCAACACGACAATTAACGCGCTGCAGAAACTGTTCCTGCTAAGATCCTGTACCGACAGCTTTTTCAGCAATCGCGACCGGCCGTGCCTGCTTTACCAGATCAAGCGCTGCAGCGCGCCCTGCGTCGGGCGGATCGACGAGGAAGGCTATGCCGAGCTGGTGCGCGAGGCGAAGGACTTTCTCGGCGGCAAGAGCGATGCGGTGCAGCGCAAGATCGAGCGGCAGATGGCCAGAGCGGCCGAGGATCTCGACTTCGAGACCGCCGCGATCCTGCGCGACCGGCTGCGCGCGGCGACCTTCATCCAGGGCAGCCAGGCGATCAACGCCAGCGGGGTCGGCGATGCGGACGTCTTCGCGCTGGCGCACAAGAACGGGCAGATCGCGGTGCAGGCCTTCTTCATCCGTGGCGGTCAGAACTGGGGCCACCGCGCGTTCTTCCCGACCCACACCAAGGACGTGGAAGAGCCGCAGGTGCTCTCCAACGTCATCCTGCAATTCTACGAGGAAGTCCCGCCGCCGCCGACCGTGCTGGTCGATCGCGAACTGCCCGAAAGCGAGCTGATCGAGGCTGCTCTGAGCGAGCTGGCGGGCAAGAAGGTCCAGCTCTCGATCCCGCAGCGCGGCGACCGGCGCAAGCTGATGCAGCAGGCCAGCCGCAACGCCACCGAAGCGCTCGACCGGCGGCTGGCGGAGCGCGGCACGCAGGCGAAGCTCAACCGCGAGCTGGCCGAATTCCTCGAGCTCGACGCCCCGCCGGAGCGGATCGAGGTCTACGACAACAGCCATATCCAGGGCGCGAAAGCGGTCGGCGCGATGGTGGTCGCGGGGCCGGAAGGCTTCATCAAGAACCAGTACCGCAAGTTCAACATCCGCGAGGCGCAGTCGAACGACGATTTCGGCATGATGCGCGAAGTGATGCGGCGGCGGTTCCGCAAGCTGGCGGAGGGCGAGGGACCCTATGAGGAGGACCTCTCGACACGCGCTCGGACTGCGTCCTCGGCTGCTGCTCGAGACGAACGAGATGGGGCGGCTGACACCGTTCGTCCCGAGCAGCGATCGAGCGAAGCGAAGCGCAGTCGAGAGCGCGGGTCGAGGGGCAAGAAGGACACGCACGAAACGATCTGGCCCGATCTCGTCCTGATCGACGGCGGCAAGGGGCAGATGTCGAGCGTGCGCGATACGCTGGCGGAGATGGGGATCGAGGACGTCCCGCTGGTCGCCATCGCCAAGGGGCCGGACCACGGGCGCGAGGGGCGCGAAGTGTTCCACTTCCCCGACGGGCGCGAGAAGACGCTGCCGGTCAATTCGCCGCTGCTGTTCCACCTGCAGCGCCTGCGCGACGAGGTCCACCGCTACGCCATCGGCGCCCACCGCGCCAAACGCAGCCGCGCCATCACCGCCTCACCGCTCGACGAAATCCCCGGCATCGGTCCGGCCCGCAAGCGCGCCCTGCTGCTGCATTTCGGCACCGCCAGCAAGGTGCGTGCGGCGGCGCTGGAAGACCTCCAACGCGCGCCCGGCGTCAGCAATGCGGTGGCGCGCAAGGTGTATGATTTTTATCATGCCGGGGGGTGA
- the pal gene encoding peptidoglycan-associated lipoprotein Pal, with product MKLTHVSPFALAALLALSACGKKDIEELPIPGDAPPASTGQTSGIAPGSQADFMQQMGGKEIIYFDTDRFNIDDIDAAALQQQAQWLSQYPGKRATIEGHADERGTREYNLALGERRANAAKNYLASLGIDTSRLSVISYGEERPVALGSDQAAWSQNRRAVTVTID from the coding sequence ATGAAACTTACCCACGTCAGCCCGTTTGCTCTCGCTGCCCTTCTCGCCCTGTCGGCCTGCGGCAAGAAAGATATCGAAGAGCTTCCGATTCCCGGCGATGCGCCGCCCGCCTCGACCGGTCAGACCTCGGGCATCGCTCCCGGCAGCCAGGCCGATTTTATGCAGCAGATGGGCGGCAAGGAAATAATCTATTTCGACACCGATCGATTCAATATCGACGACATCGACGCCGCAGCCCTGCAACAGCAGGCGCAATGGCTGTCGCAATATCCCGGCAAGCGCGCCACCATCGAAGGGCACGCGGATGAACGCGGTACGCGCGAATACAACCTGGCACTGGGCGAACGTCGCGCCAATGCCGCGAAAAACTACCTCGCTTCACTCGGTATCGACACGTCTCGCCTCAGTGTCATCAGCTACGGCGAAGAGCGCCCCGTCGCCCTCGGCAGCGATCAGGCGGCGTGGTCACAGAATCGGCGGGCCGTGACGGTCACGATAGACTGA
- a CDS encoding response regulator transcription factor, with the protein MNILVVDDEPSILEALRPVLAARGYSVLTAGDGKAALDAIKSNPIDLVLLDLGLPDVDGSELIAPIKRSADASVVILSARHLEADKVRALDEGADDYVDKPFGTDELLARIRVIERRRAMLSGATPTKLVSDDIVFDIERRELTLMGEPVHLSPKEFALFEVLARNSGQVVTQRRLMIAGWGNTTVDNQYLRSYISLLRDKLEIDPSDPELLLTEPGVGYRLAVPLSPAEG; encoded by the coding sequence ATGAACATCCTCGTTGTGGATGACGAACCTTCGATCCTCGAAGCACTGCGCCCTGTCCTGGCGGCCCGCGGTTACAGCGTACTCACCGCGGGGGACGGCAAGGCCGCGCTCGATGCAATCAAGTCCAACCCGATCGATCTCGTCCTGCTCGACCTCGGCCTGCCCGATGTGGATGGCAGCGAACTGATCGCGCCGATCAAGCGCAGCGCCGATGCCAGTGTCGTCATCCTTTCGGCACGCCATCTCGAAGCCGACAAGGTGCGTGCGCTCGACGAGGGTGCCGACGATTACGTCGACAAGCCGTTTGGAACCGACGAGTTGCTCGCCCGGATCAGGGTCATCGAGCGCCGCCGGGCGATGCTTTCCGGCGCGACACCGACGAAGCTAGTATCCGACGATATCGTCTTCGATATCGAGCGCCGCGAACTGACCCTGATGGGTGAGCCTGTGCATCTCTCGCCCAAGGAGTTCGCATTGTTCGAGGTTCTTGCGCGCAACTCGGGACAGGTGGTGACCCAGCGCCGGTTGATGATTGCCGGATGGGGCAACACCACCGTCGATAACCAGTACCTGCGGAGCTACATCTCGCTGTTGCGCGACAAGCTGGAAATCGATCCGTCGGATCCGGAATTGCTGCTGACCGAGCCGGGCGTTGGCTATCGCCTGGCGGTGCCACTTTCGCCTGCGGAAGGTTAG
- a CDS encoding sensor histidine kinase: MSLLRESPERSNLAVSLAIDFGVFFIAALVTWLAQYFDRPITAVLAFLTGVIMIAVHSGMTRAVIGAVAASIVYNFFLSEPVYQFGVTTADETIPLVAFNVSALLVGFVVGRLSDYASDAQTARAETQFLLTLSDKLQSAISFEDVELAINRALPMQGLESVKVYLSRGDAYVRPTTGEVEMESFSALIAENTDHPPGSRAKILELLGARGSLGLVKFQLVHTAKGEDVALRLQSITALIAVAIERCLLLDELAEARTAARSEELKDAILASVSHDLRTPITVIETAASALKSSDVSLDGEQRHKMLVSIVEQCHRLDRYTNQLLDVGRIQAGISKLRMGTVDLAEIAQLAIRHVRSGKPEVVFERNFPRERCLVSGNEGMLENALFNLFDNAAKFGGADGPVTVEIAIEGRYARLSVSDRGPGIPAHELDTVFKRFHKSGRNTANGGAGLGLFIARGFIEAANGSIAIESPVDGQHGTRATVRLDLAREPELREAAA, from the coding sequence ATGTCTCTCCTTCGCGAAAGCCCGGAACGCAGCAACCTCGCGGTAAGCCTCGCCATCGACTTCGGGGTGTTCTTCATCGCCGCCCTTGTCACATGGCTGGCGCAATATTTCGACCGGCCGATAACCGCCGTTCTGGCGTTTCTCACCGGCGTCATCATGATTGCCGTCCATTCCGGCATGACCCGCGCCGTCATCGGGGCCGTGGCGGCATCGATCGTCTACAATTTCTTCCTCAGCGAACCGGTCTATCAATTCGGCGTCACCACTGCCGACGAAACCATCCCGCTGGTCGCGTTCAATGTCAGCGCTCTCCTCGTCGGATTCGTCGTCGGCAGGCTCAGCGATTATGCCAGTGATGCGCAGACGGCACGCGCAGAGACGCAGTTCCTGCTCACCCTGAGCGACAAGCTGCAATCCGCCATCAGCTTCGAAGATGTCGAACTGGCGATAAACAGGGCTCTGCCGATGCAGGGGCTGGAAAGCGTCAAGGTCTATCTCTCGCGCGGCGATGCCTATGTCCGGCCGACGACCGGCGAGGTCGAGATGGAATCATTCAGCGCCTTGATCGCCGAAAACACCGATCATCCGCCCGGGTCCCGCGCCAAGATTCTCGAACTCCTCGGCGCGCGGGGGTCGCTGGGACTGGTCAAATTCCAGCTTGTCCATACCGCCAAGGGGGAAGATGTCGCCTTGCGCCTGCAGTCGATAACTGCCTTGATTGCGGTCGCCATCGAACGGTGTCTCTTGCTCGACGAACTCGCCGAAGCGCGCACTGCAGCCCGAAGCGAAGAGCTCAAGGACGCAATACTGGCATCGGTGTCTCACGATCTGCGAACGCCGATCACCGTTATCGAAACCGCCGCCAGCGCGCTCAAGTCAAGCGACGTGTCGCTCGATGGAGAACAGCGGCATAAAATGCTGGTTTCCATTGTCGAGCAATGCCACCGGCTGGACCGCTACACCAACCAATTGCTCGATGTCGGCCGCATCCAGGCGGGAATTTCGAAACTTCGCATGGGAACGGTCGACCTCGCCGAAATCGCCCAGCTGGCCATCCGCCACGTTCGCTCTGGCAAGCCCGAAGTGGTGTTCGAACGCAATTTCCCCCGGGAACGATGTCTGGTTTCCGGAAATGAAGGAATGCTGGAGAACGCCCTGTTCAACCTGTTCGACAATGCCGCCAAATTCGGCGGTGCCGACGGCCCGGTCACAGTCGAGATCGCTATCGAGGGACGGTACGCCCGGCTCAGTGTCAGCGATCGCGGGCCGGGCATCCCGGCGCATGAACTGGACACGGTTTTCAAGCGGTTCCACAAGAGCGGACGCAATACTGCCAATGGCGGCGCCGGGCTCGGCCTCTTCATCGCACGCGGCTTTATCGAAGCAGCCAACGGATCGATCGCGATCGAATCGCCCGTCGATGGACAGCACGGCACCCGCGCCACCGTACGGCTCGACCTGGCGCGCGAGCCGGAACTGCGAGAGGCTGCGGCATGA
- a CDS encoding MATE family efflux transporter, with translation MDVRTRLFLTDPPGPLLVRMATPNSLAFMIQSFVSLGEVWIIGQLGTVSLAAIALSFPLLMLTQAMAGGAVGGAVTSSIARALGRGDSEAANRLIWHALAICAGGSALFLLLFLAAGESLLRFLGGSGIILGQAASYCLILFSGGLFLWLLGVTGAVFRGMGDMKTPAALMVLGAFVQVPLTAVLVLGLLGAPRLGIAGAAVSAVATGFLVSTVMLFLLTRPGRIIRLERGALVFERRLFRDIFAVAAPASLSPLLTILIILSLTAMIARFGEAALAGYGIGSRIEFLLIPLVFGIGAAMTSLVGLAIGAGDIARAERIGWTGGAMAAALAGVVGALLTLFPDRFIGAFTQDPEAFAAARSYVRIVGPFYAFQGLGLALYFASQGAGYMFWPVAATIARVALALGGGWWLGFRLECGLDGIYIAAAAAMAIYGLMMAGSVKLGAWRE, from the coding sequence ATGGATGTTCGGACACGCCTGTTCCTGACCGACCCGCCCGGGCCGCTGCTGGTGCGCATGGCGACACCCAATTCGCTGGCCTTCATGATCCAGTCCTTCGTCAGCCTCGGCGAAGTATGGATCATCGGCCAGCTCGGCACCGTCTCGCTGGCGGCGATCGCGCTGTCCTTCCCGCTGCTGATGCTGACTCAGGCCATGGCCGGCGGCGCGGTCGGCGGGGCGGTGACGTCCTCCATCGCCCGCGCGCTCGGCAGGGGCGACAGCGAGGCGGCGAACCGGCTGATCTGGCACGCGCTGGCGATCTGCGCGGGCGGCTCGGCGCTGTTCCTGCTGCTGTTCCTGGCCGCGGGCGAGAGCCTGCTGCGCTTCCTCGGCGGCAGCGGCATCATCCTCGGCCAGGCGGCGAGCTATTGCCTGATCCTGTTCAGCGGCGGGCTGTTCCTGTGGCTGCTCGGCGTGACCGGCGCGGTGTTTCGCGGGATGGGCGACATGAAGACGCCCGCCGCGCTGATGGTGCTGGGCGCCTTCGTGCAAGTCCCGCTGACCGCCGTGCTGGTGCTCGGCCTGCTCGGCGCGCCGCGCCTGGGCATTGCCGGGGCGGCGGTCTCGGCGGTGGCGACCGGCTTCCTCGTCAGCACCGTCATGCTGTTCCTGCTGACCCGCCCCGGGCGCATCATCCGGCTGGAGCGCGGCGCGCTGGTGTTCGAGCGGCGGCTGTTTCGCGATATCTTCGCGGTCGCCGCGCCCGCCTCGCTCTCGCCGCTCCTGACCATCCTCATCATCCTCAGCCTGACCGCCATGATCGCCCGCTTCGGCGAAGCGGCGCTGGCGGGCTACGGCATCGGCTCGCGGATCGAGTTCCTGCTGATCCCGCTGGTGTTCGGCATCGGCGCGGCGATGACTTCGCTGGTGGGGCTTGCCATCGGCGCTGGCGACATCGCCCGGGCGGAGCGGATCGGCTGGACCGGCGGCGCTATGGCCGCGGCGCTGGCGGGCGTGGTCGGCGCGCTGCTGACGCTGTTCCCCGACCGCTTCATCGGCGCCTTCACGCAGGACCCGGAGGCATTCGCCGCAGCGCGCTCCTACGTCCGCATTGTCGGCCCGTTCTACGCTTTCCAGGGCCTCGGCCTGGCGCTCTATTTCGCCAGCCAGGGCGCGGGCTACATGTTCTGGCCGGTCGCCGCGACGATCGCGCGCGTGGCGCTGGCGCTGGGCGGCGGCTGGTGGCTCGGCTTCCGGCTGGAATGCGGCCTCGACGGCATCTACATCGCCGCCGCCGCCGCGATGGCGATCTACGGCCTGATGATGGCGGGCTCGGTCAAACTGGGGGCGTGGCGGGAGTGA